The Gemmatimonadaceae bacterium genome contains the following window.
CAGGCCGTCACGCAGGCCGAACAGCCCGTGCACTTGGCGAGGTCAACGGTCATCGCCCAGCGGCGCTTGGCGGCACCCGACCAGTGATTGGGATCGTACTGGCCCTTGTCCTTCGAGCCCGGCACGCCGAACTCGCCCTGCGCGTCGTTCGCGGTCGGCGACCGTAGGCCGGGGAGGAAGTCCGTGCTGGCCTGGCCGTCGAAGTGGTGGTGCTCGACGGAGTTCGAGCCGGCGAGGATCGCCGCCACCGTCGTCGCCTGCGCGATATTGCGGCCGTGCTGGCGGCCCGAACCTTCGGTGGTGACCAAGCGGGCGTTGCCTGAAGCCCGACTGACATTCGCACGACCGGCGCCGTAGACCGCCGCGCCGCTACGCGCGTCTTCTGCCGCAGCGAGTAAGCCGTAGGCGTTGCCACCGGCAGTCGCGTAGCGACCGGCGGCGTCCGAGTGCCCGCGGCCCAGGGCCACGGCAATCGTATCGGGACGGATGCCGAGGTAGATCAACGCCGGCGCCGTCAGCGAGCCCGCGCCCGTCGTGACGGTGACCATGTCGCCGTCCTCGACGCCGAGCTTTGCGGCCGTCTCGCCGTGCATCTCGACCACGGTCTGCCAGCAGATCTTGGTGACGGGGTCCGGCAGTTCCTGCAGCCAGGGCTTGTTCGCGCCACGGCCGTCGCCGAGCGTCGGCGAGAGATAGGTGATGAGCTGATATTCGCCATCGCCCGCGTTGCCCGTGACCGGGCTTGTGCGTGCGGCAGGCACGTTGCGCGTCGCAGCGTTGCCGCGCGTCAGCGCCGTCGGCAACGCCGTCCGCAGGTTCGCGTTGCCGCCGATGCGGCTGGCGATCCACTCGCGATAGTCGTCGTAGCGGAAGCGCGAGGCCAGCGACGGGTCGCCCTTGGCGACCGAGAGCAACACGTCCGCCGTGGAGCGCGAATCGAACACCGGGTCCATCACCGGCTGCTGCAACGAGAGCGTGCCGCGCACCGGCTCGGCGTCGCCCCAGCTCTCGAGGCTGTGGTGGTCGGGGAGGACCAGGTCGCAGAGCTCGGAGGTCTCGTCCTTGATGGTCGAGAAGGAGACCTTGAAGCCGACGTTCACGAAGGCCGCGCTGAAGCCCAGCGACGGCGGCGTGGTGAACACCGGGTTGGCGTTGCGGACCATGATGAGATCCACGCCGCGGTTGTTCATGCGCTCGACCAGGCCGCGCAGCTCGGCGTGCGAGGCGATGCCGTCAAACGCCGTCAGGCTGCGGTCCGGGTGAATCGTCCTGCCGACGTTGCCCAGCTGCCGGTTCAGCTCCGCCACCGCCGAAGCCAGCTCGCCGCTGTTCGACGTGTAGCCGCCGGCGATGAGCGCCGACGCCGACGCGCCGCGGATCTCGCTGCGAAGTCCTTCGAGCAGGGCGACGGCGACGCCGGCCTCCTCAGCGGCGGCAGCCAGCGAGCCACGACCCATCAACGCGTTGACGATGGCGAGCTCGGAGCCCGCACGCGCGGGAATCCAGGAATCCGCGTTCAACCCCGTCAGGCTGCGGCGAGCGCCCACATAGATGAAGCGCGGGGCGCCCTCGACCTTGCCCCGGGCCTCGGCAAACGAGAGCTGCTGCGGCACCGGCGCGCCCCAGCCGTCGAGAAAGTCCGCCGAGAAGGAGACGATGAGGTCGGCGGCGCTGAGCTCGTGGTGCGGCCAGGAGCTGCCGTAGGCCGCGCGATTGGCCTGCGCCGTGGCCACCGGCGCCTCGGCGTCATAGCTGAGGTGCGGCGCGATGCCGTAGCCCGCGAGCACCTGGTCGAGGAAGGCCGGGAAGCTGCCCTGCTCGTGCTGGTTGATGAAGGCGACGCGCGAGCCGGCGTTGCGGCTGCGCACCTCGCCGAGACGCTGCGCGAGGATGCCCATCGCGTCGTCCCAGGTCGTGGGCACAAGGCGATCGCCCTCGCGCTTCATCGGGCCGCGGTAGCGGTCCGGATTGTACAGGCCCTGCAGTGACGACTGGCCGCGGGCGCAGAGCGCACCGCGGTTGACCGGGTGTGCCGGGTTGCCCTCGGCCTTGATGGCCCGGCCGTCGCGCACCTCGACGATGAGGCCACAGCCGGCCGCACACTCGCGGCAGGTGGTCGCGTAGTAGTTCGAGACGCCGGGGACGGTGTTGTCCGGCGAGACGAGATAAGGAATCAGCTTCTCGACATCGCCCGTGCCGCAGCCGACGGCGGCGGTGGCGGCGGTGGAGACGCCGAGGACCTTGAGGAACTCGCGGCGCTTGACGGCCGCGCGCTCCGCGGTTCCCTGGGTGGCTTCCGTGGTATCGGGAGTCATCGCGATCCTAGTAGTGGCAGGTGGCGCAGTCGTACGACGCCTTCTTGCGCGGCAGCGCGAGCGTGGCGGAGTCGGGTTCCTGACCCGCGGCGCGCATGCCCTCGGCGGGCGAGTACCCGTTCACGTGGCACTGCACGCACCAGCCCATGTTGAGCGACTGGGCCTGGAAGACCTGCTGCATGTTGTTCACCTGCCCGTGGCAGGTCTGGCAGGTCACGCCGGCGTTCACGTGGCGCATGTGCGGGAAGTGCACGTACTCCGGCACCTTGTGCACGCGCACCCAGGGCACGGGCTGACGGGCGTTCCAATAGGCCTGCAGCTTCTGGATCTCGGGGCGATCGCCACCGACCAGCGTGTGGCAGGCCATGCAGGTGCCGACCGCCGGGAGACCCGGGTCGGGCGACTGTCCCGCGGCGTTGTGGCAGAACGCGCAGTTCATCTGCAGCGAGTTCACGTGCACCGGGTGCGGGAACTTCACCGGCTGCTCGGGCGAGCGGCCCATGCCGCCACCTACATAGAAGGTGTAGCCCGAGGCGCCGCTGTAGGCCCAGGGACCTGGCTTGGCCTTGCCGGCCGCTTCACGATTCGCCGCCTGCGTCGCCGTCTCCTGCGCTGCGGGCTGGGCCGCGTCGGCCGCCGTCTGGGAGCCCGCATAGGCGGAGAGCATCGTCACGACTACCGCGATGGTCGCGATGCCGGGAATCAGAACCCACTTGCTACGACCAGTCATCAGCCAGAGAGTCGGAGTGAGGGAAATCCGAATGGTCTACTCGGCTTGTGAAGGATTTCACAAGCGTTTTGGAACGCCGAAAAATGGACTGCACGCAGGGGACTCGCAAGTGCGCGTAACGACGGGAGATGGACCGCGAACTCACTCGGGCTCAAGCCCCCGCTTCACGCGGTCGATGGTACGGAGGACTTCGATTCCCATCGCTCGGACGAGCGTCAGCTCCCGGCTGTCCGGCGCGGCACGATTCAGCAGGGAGCGCACGCTGCGCATGATGTGCTCGGGATTGCGGGTCCGGTAGAACGAAATCGCCGCGAGCGAGCGGTCGATGTCGCCCAGCGCGCGTTCCCACTCCGCCTGCGTCGGCAGTGGCGCGGCGTGCTTGTGTCGGGCCACGCGGCGCGTGGCGTCGCCGGCGGCGAGGTGCAGTTCGTAGGCCGCGACCAACACCGCCTGTGCGACGTTGAGTGATGCGTGCTCCGTCGTGGGAATGCGCACCAGGACCTGGCCCCGATCGATGGCCTCGTTAGGCAGGCCGTGGTCCTCCTGCCCGAAGAGCAGCGCGACCGGTCCCGCCTCGGCGCGTTCGAGCACGACGGGCGCCAACGCACGCGGCTCGATGACCGGCCATCGGTGTGCGCGGCGCTTGGCGCCAAAGGCCGCGACGAACACACAGTCCTCGAGCGCGGCGTCCAGTGAATCGAAGTGGCGGATCTTCTCGACCAGGTCGCGCGTGCCGTGCGCCACGCCTTCAATGCGCCAAGGATCGTAGGGCACCGGCTCGACCAGCCGCAGGTCGTCGAAGCCGAAGTTCTTCATCACGCGGACGACCGCGGCGATGTTGACGGGATCCTGCGGCTTGTTGAGGATGATCGCGACGCGCGAGAGCTGGGACATGCGCGGAAAGGTAGTGGCGACCCGCGCCCCCGGTCGCACAGCCAAGGGCTTCACCGCGGGCCCGTGTGGAAACCGTCCGGCCCCCCGCTAGCTTAGGGTCATGGAATTCCTGACCGACCTGCTGGCGCAGCTGCGCGACCTCGAGTCGCTGGTCGCAACCGCTGGCTATGTGGGCGTGACCGCGATCATCTTCATCGAGACGGGCCTGCTCTTCCCGTTCCTGCCCGGCGATTCGTTGTTGGTGACCGCGGGCCTCGTGGCCGCCGCGCACGACCCGCTGGTGAACCTCAACGTCTGGACGCTCGGCGCGCTCTGCAGTGGCGCCGCCATCATCGGCGACCAGATCGCGTATGCCATCGGTCGGCGCTCCGGCGCGGCGCTGTTCACGCGGCCGGACTCGCGCTGGTTCAAGCAGGAACATTTGCGCGCCGCGCATGATTTCTACGAGCGTCACGGCGGCAAGACGATCATCCTCGCGCGCTTCATGCCCTTCGCGCGAACGTTCGCCCCCGTGGTGGCCGGGGCCGCCAAGATGCACTATCCCACGTTCGTGTTCTACAACGTGATCGGCGGCCTGCTCTGGATCTGGTCGATGTTGTTGACCGGATACTACGTGGTGAAGTTGGTCCCAGGCCTCGAGCACCACGTCGAGAAGTTGATCATCGGCATCATCCTGCTGTCCATCACGCCCGGCATCTACGGCTGGTGGAAGTCGCGGTCCAACCGCGGCAAGGCGATGCCTTCACCTGATTCCCCGAGGACGTCCTGATGGCACACACGCTTCCTGCCCTGCCCTACGCCGCCAACGCGCTCGAGCCGCACATCGACGCGCAGACGATGGAGATCCATCACGGCAAGCATCACCAGGCCTACGTCAACAACCTGAACGCGGCGATCGAGAAGGCGCCGGAGATTGCGGGTTGGTCGCTGGACCAGATCTGCGCCGACATCGCGAACGTGCCGGAGGCGGTGCGCACGGCGGTGCGCAACAACGGCGGCGGCCACTGGAACCACTCGCTGTTCTGGGCGACGATGGCCCCCAAGGCGGGCGGCGAGCCCGGCGGCGACCTCGGCGGCGCGATCAAGTCGGCGTTTGGCGACTTCGCCAAGTTCCGCGACGCCTTCAAGGCGCAGGCGACGGGTCGCTTCGGCTCGGGCTGGGCCTGGCTCGTGGCGGCCAAGGATGGCAGCGTGACGGTCGAGAGCACGCCGAACCAGAACAATCCCCTGATGGAAGGCAAGCACGCGCTGCTCGGCCTCGATGTCTGGGAGCACGCCTACTATCTCAAGTACCAGAACCGCCGGCCGGACTACATCGACGCCTGGTGGAACGTGGTGGACTGGTCGGCGGTGGCCAAGCGGTACGCGTCGCGCTGAGTTCGCGCGGCACCGATGCGTTCGGTGCTGGGACGGACAGAACTGATTGCCACAGAGGCACAGAGACACAGAGGGCGTCTGCGCGAGCCGACACCTCTGTGTCTCTGTGCCTCTGTGGCAAACAACTCAGCGCACGAAACCCGACGCTAGTGCGACGGCGGCATCGGCGGCGGAGGCGTCTTGGACTGCCGGCGATGGCTGCCGACGACGAGGTCGTCGATGCCGCTCTGGTCCGCCGCGTCGAGCACGTTCGGCTCACGACGGGCCGCGATGGCGCCGAGGATAGGCGGCGTCAGGAAGGTGGTGACCACGACCATCAGCATCAGGGCGCCGAAGCGCGCGTTCGTCAGTACGCCGGCCATGAGGCCAAGCTTGGCGAAGATCAGGCCCACCTCACCGCGCGGCACCAGGGCCACGCCCACCAGCAGCTTGTTGCCCTTGAACCACCAGGGCGCGTAGCCAGCGACCACCTTGCCCACCACGCCGACGATGATCAGCAGGCTGCCGATGACCATCGCCTCCTGCGTGAACAACGCCCCGAGATCCACCGAGGCACCGACGGACGCGAAGAACAGGGGCACGAAGAAGAAGCCGAACTGCGTCGCGCTCTTTTCGATGTCCTTGCGCTGCGGCGTCGGGTGCAGGATGAGACCCGCGGCAAACGCGCCGATGATCATCGCCGAACCCGACTGCGCCGCCAGCCAGGCCAGCAGCAGCGCGAAGCCGAGGGCGATCGTGCCCAGCGCGCCCGTGACCTGGATGCGCTCCACCAGCTTGAACAGCGGCGGAATGGCCACGCTGCCGGCGGCAATCGCCACCACGACGAACCCGATGGCCACGGCCGAGGTCGTCACGATGCTGCCAAGTGTCACGCCGTCACCGGCCACCATGCTGGCGACGATCGAGAGGATGATCAGTCCGATCACGTCGTCAAAGACCGCGGCGCCGAGCACCACTTGGCCCTCGGGCGTCCGGAGCTGACCCAGGTCCGACAGCACGCGTGCCGAGATGCCGATGGATGTGGCCGTGAGCGCCGCCCCGATCACGATGCTGGGCATCAGGTCCACGCCCATCGCCTGCGACACGAACACGCCACCCATGAAGGGCAGGATCACGCCGACGAGTCCGGCGAACAGCGCCGTGGAACCCACCTTGGCCAGCGAGCGCAGGTCGGTGTGCAGGCCGATCTGGAAGAGCAGGATGAGCACACCCAGTTCACCCAGGGAGTGCAGCACCGCATCGTCGGGGTTGAACAACCCGAGCACACTGCCGCCAAGCACAACGCCGGCGATGAGCTCGCCGAGCACGGCCGGCTGGCCAATGCGCTGCGCGATCTCGCCGAACAGCTTTGTCGCAGCGATCGTCGCGACGAGCACGAGCAGCAGGTGCTCGAAGCCAGCAGCCTCGCCAGTCGCGGCGAGGAGGAACGGCACAGAAGGAATCACCGGTGACGTCGGTTGAAAGGAACGATCACGGCGCGCCGCGGATGATCGCGCGCGCAGTCACCACTGGTTTACCCGTGAAGGGGTGCAAACGTTGAGGCGACCCTATCGCGCCGCCTCACCCTCGAGATACGTGTAGCCCTCCAACCCCGCCACGTACTCGGCGATGAACAGGTTGGCTTCGTCGCGCGAGAGGCCGCGCGCCGACTGCACCTTGCGCCGGAACGTCGCCAAGAGGTCGGACGCACGGAACTGCACGTAGTTCAACACTTCTGTCACGGTATCACCGTGCACGAGGTGTGTCACCTCGTAGGCGTCGCCTCGCAGACGGATGTGCACGGCATTCGTGTCCCCGAACAGATTGTGCAAGTCGCCGAGAATCTCCTGGTAGGCGCCCGTGAGGAAGATGCCGAGGATGTAGGCCTCGCCGTCGCGGAAGACGTGCAGTGGCAGGGAGGGCTGGCCATCGCGCCCGCCGATGAAGCGGTCGATCTTGCCGTCGGAGTCGCAGGTGACGTCCTGGATCGTGCCCCGCCGCGTCGGCTCCTCGTGCAACCGGTGGATGGGCATGATGGGGAACAGCTGGTCGATGGCCCAATTGTCGGGCAGCGACTGGAACAGCGAGAAGTTGGCGAAGTAGCGGTCCACCAGGGCGGCATCGAGGTCGCGGATGATGTCGTCGAAGGACTCCCGCTTGCCGTTCACGACCTTGGCGACCGCATTCAGCGTGCAGAGGTAGTACTGCTCGGCCAGGGCCCGCTCGCGCAACGAGAGCACGCCCGAGGCAAAGAGCTGCTGCGCCTTCTCCTTGTCGAAGACGGCGTCGTGGTAGATCTCGCGGATGCGCCGCATCGAGACGTTCTTGCGCGAGACCGTCTTCAGGTCCTCGCTCATCTCGTGCAACAGCGCGTGGTCGTCGTCGGTGAGCGTGGGCGGCGAGGGATCGTTGGCCGACTCCACGTCGATCACGCTGAGCAGCATCAGCGCGTGGTGGGCCGTCAGGGCACGCCCGGACTCCGAGATGATGTCCGGGAACGGCAGCGACTCCTCGCGACAAGTCTCGGCCAAGGTATACACGATGTCATTCGCGTACTCCTGCGCCGAGTAGTTCATCGAGGCCTGCGAGGTGGACTGCGTGCCGTCGTAGTCCACACCCAGTCCGCCGCCGACGTCCACCCACTTGATGTCCAGCCCAAGTCGCCGCAGCTCCACATAGAAGCGACTCACTTCCTGCAGGCCGCGCTTGATGAACCGGATGTCGGTGATCTGCGAGCCCAAGTGGAAGTGGATCAGCTTGAGCCAGGACTCGTTGCCCGTGGCCTTCAGCCGGTCGATGACCTGCATCAGCTGCGCCGAGGTAAGCCCGAACTTGGATTTCTCGCCGCCGGACTGCGCCCAGCGGCCCGAGCCCTCGCTGGAGAGCTTGATGCGCACGCCGATGGTGGGCGTGATCTTGAGCTCCTCGGCGACTGGCAGCAGCACCTCGAGCTCACTGACCTGCTCGATGACGATGATGACCGTGTGCCCCAGCCGCTGGCCCATCAAGGCGAGGCGCATGAACTCCTCGTCCTTGTAGCCGTTGCAGATGATCAAGTGGTCGGTGCGGTCGCTGAGCGCGAGCACCGCCTGCAGCTCTGGCTTGGAGCCGCACTCGAGGCCGACGCCGGTCGCGGTACCGAACTCGACGATCTCCTCCACCACGTGGCGCTGCTGGTTGACCTTGATCGGATAGACCGTGGTGTAGCGCCCCTCGTACTGGAACTCCTCGATGGCGCGCGCGAAGCGGTCGTGCAGCATCTCGATGCGCGCCTTGAGGATCTCGCTGAAGCGCAAGAGCACCGGCAGGCCGACGCCCTGGGCCTCGAGGTCGTGGGCAAGCTCGAACAGGTCGAGCGTGCGCTCGGGCTGGCTGCGGTCTGGACGCACGACGACGCGGCCCTTGGCGTTGACGTCAAAGAATCCGTCGCCCCAGCCCTCGATGTTATAGAGGGCCTTGGCCTGCTCGATCGACCAGGCCCGCGATTCCTCGGGGGCTGGCGCGGCCTTGGCCGGCGCGGCGGCTTGGTCGGGTCGAGAGGTGGACGTCATGGCGGGAAGAATACGGGATTCGGCGCGGCAAGGGTACTCGGCGCGTTCCTTCCCTCCCTTGCCGCAACTTCCGGGAAGCGGCACCGTAGTGCACCGCGCTACCCCCCTCAACCCACAACGTTGGAGCACGGTTTCCCTATGCGTTTCCTGCGCATCATCGGCTTTGCCCTCAGCGGGCTGCTGTTGCTGGTGGCTGTCGCGGTGGCTGGTCTGTACGTCTGGACGAACAAGGAACTCAAGGCCACGGTCCCGGACCGGACCCACGCGTTCACGGCCCCAACCGGTGACTCGGCGGTCGCCCGCGGCGAGCACGTCACCAAGGCCCTCGCCAAGTGCGCGGACTGCCACGGCCAGGACTACGGCGGCCTGGTGATGGTGGCGGACCCTGCCATCGGCACGATCGCCGCGCCGAACCTCACGTCGGGCCGCGGCAGCCGCGTCACGGGCTTCACCGACGCGGACTTCGAACGGGCGATCCGGCACGGCACGACGAAGACCGGCCGGCGCCTGCTGATCATGCCGTCGAACGAGTACGCGCTGTTGTCGGACGATGACGTGGGCGTGATCATCGCCTACATCAAGACTCTCCCCCCGGTGGACCGCGACGAGGTCCCGATCCAACCCGGCCCCCTGGCTCGGGCCCTGTACGCGGCGGGACAGATGCCGTGGTTCCCGGCGGACAAGGTCACACACACGACGGACGTGGTCCCGGCGGTCGCGGTGGACTCGACGGTCGAGTACGGTCGTTACCTCGCGATGGGTGGCTGCTCGGGCTGCCACGGCCCGAACTTCAGCGGTGGCAAGATTCAGGGTGCACCGCCCGACTGGCCGCCGTCGGCAAACCTGACGCCGACCGGCCTGTCGAAGTACGACTATGCGGCCTTTTCCAAGGCACTCACCGACGGCGTGCGCCCCGACGGATCCGCCATCAATCCGATGATGCCGGTGCAGGCCACGAAGCTGATGACGCCCGTGGAAATGACAGCTGTATGGAAGTACTTGCAGTCGCTGCCGCCGGCCGAGTTCGGCGTGCGCTGAAGTGTCGGAGCGGTCCTGACGGTTCTGTGCGCTGAGGTTTTGCCACAGAGACACAGAGACACAGAGACACGGAGCACGACAAACTGAAGGGGGAGTGACGGACAGATTCGTCCGCCACTCCCCCTTCAGTTTTTCGTTGTCGTTGCAGTAGCAGTCCTCTCTGTCTCTGTGCCTCTGTGGCAAACCACACCAAGCTGTCCGAACCACTGCGCCCGAACCGCCACACGAATCCCAGCAAGACTACCGGTTCAACTGATCCCGCCCCCGCTCGAGGAACGGGATGCCCGACTTCATCCAGTCGGGCGCCGGCGCGCCGAGCAACTTGTTGGCGAAGAACTCCTGCATGCGCCGGTCGATGTCCTTCTGGTTGGCGTACTTCCGCGGGTTGTGTTCGTCGCCGATGTAGTTGACCATGTACGCCTCCTTGCCCAGACGGCGCATCGCGACCCAGTACTCAATGCCCTGGTACCACGGCACCGCGCCGTCGTTGTCGTTGGCCATGAAGAGCACCGGCGTCGTCTGGCGGTCCAGGAAGAACAGCGGCGAGTTCTCGATGTAGCGCTCCGGGTATTCCCACAGCGACCCACCGATGCGGCTCTGGCCGCGCTCGTAGTTCACGATCGCGCGCTCCACGCCCGAACCCCAGCGGATGCCGCCGTAGGCCGAGGTCATGTTGATCACCGTGGCGTTCGGCACCGCGGCGGCAAAGAGGTTCGTCTGCGTGATGATGTAGGCGGTCTGGTAGCCGCCCCAGCTCTGGCCGCCGATGCCAATGCGCTTCGGGTCCACGAAGCCCTTGGCGATGAGGCTCTGCACACCCGGGACGATGCTCTTGACCGAGCTCGGGCCCGGGTAGCCCTCGGTGTAGTGGATGTTCGGCATGAACACCACGTAGCCCAGCGAGGTGTAGACCGTCGGGTTGATGATGTTGCGGCCGGCGGGCCGCGTGTAGTTGTGCAGGTTGTCCGACAGTTGCTCGTAGAAGTAGACGAGCATCGGATACTGCTTCGTGCGGTCGAAGCCCTCCGGCGTGTACAGCAGGCCCTCCATCGGCACGCCATCGCTGTTGAGCCAGTACGTCAGCTCCACGTTGCCCCAGAGGTACTGCGACTGCTCGGGCATCGCGTTGGAGATCTTCGTGAGCTGCGTGAAGCTCGGGCCGGTCCAGAGATCCGGATATTCGCGATGGTCCGCCCGTGTGGCGAGGTACTGCTCCGCATTGCGCGCCTTGCGCAGCACCGGCCAGGACTTCGGCGCCATCATCACGCGCTCGGGCTGCGAGGCCGCCGCCACCCGGTCGCGGTACACGCCAGCTTCCTTCGTGCGGTTGTTGAACGTGCGCAGCGTCAGCGGCTTGGACGCGTCGTAGGCGCGCTCCTCGGGCTCGAGGTCGATCAACCGGAAGGTGAGGTTCTCGCGCCGCCCCACGCCGTCGGTCAGGTTGCGTGCCACGCGCGTGCCGGCCGGATCGATCTCCCACACGTCATAGCGATCGTAGATCAGCACGTGCTGGTCGTTGCCCGTCCAGCCGCCGATGCCCCAGGGCGTCGGCTCGGAGGGCGTGTCGTGCGTCTCGCGCTCGAACTTCACGTCGGGGATGCCTGCCGTCACCGTGCGCGTGCGGTTGCCCGCGATGTCGTGCACCTGCCACTGCCCGTTTTCCCACCAAGCCACGTAGCGGCCACCCGGCGAGAGCTGGCCACCGCCGCGAATGCGCGTCGCGACCTTTCGCGCCTCGCCGGTCGTGGTGTTGATCACATAGACATCGTTGCCGCCCTCGCCGTACGCGGCTTCCAGTGCGTAGGGCACGTTCGTCGTCGCCACCGCGCTGCGCCCGTCATCCGACAGCGTGACGTTCGGCATATCCTCATTGGCCAGCGGCCGGAAGCGCTTGCTCGCCACGTGGTAGACCGCCGTGTACTGGCGATTGCGATCCTGCCCGGCCTGCAGGCGCTGCATCGGCTGCGGACGCGTGTCCTGCCAGTGCCAGAGGTCCACGAGGGCCTTGTCGGTCAACGAGTCCTGCGGGATCGAATCGGGCAGGACCTTCGAGATGCCGAGCTGCAGCACGCCGCCGTCCTTCACGAACGCCACGCGTGCGCGCTCGGCGAGTTGCATGCCGTCGGGGACATCGCTGGCCGCGACGATGCGCGAAGCGGCCTGCGGACCGCCGCGCCCACGCGGGCCAGTCAGTGCGGCGTGGTACGCCGCGAAGCGCACCGTCTCCTGCCCCCACTGGTCGGCATCCGTGATGAACGCGAGCTGCGTGCCGGCCTCGTCGAACGCGAGACTGCGATAGTTGCCCGTACCTTCCTTGAGTGCCGTCACGGTGCCCGTCGAGAGCTCACGGACGTAGGCGCCGTCCTTTACGGTGCTGTCGTTCGAGACCACGGTGTAGGCCAGCCAGCGCTCGGAGTCGTGCAGCTCGTAGTTGCTCACGTGCTCCACGCGTGTCTCGGCGCCGCTGGCCAGGTCGCGAATGACCAGCGTGCTGCCGCTGTCCTTGCGCCGGGCGGGCGGACGCGCGGAATCGCCGGCTGCGGCAGCGCCACGCCCTGCCCCACGGGCCGCGCCGCCTGCTCCGGCCGCTCCACCACCTGCTCCACCTGCCGCCGAATCGGCCTCGACCTGATACGCGACAAAGCGTCCACCATCGCGCGCGACCTGGAAGCCCCGCACGCGCTCAATGCGCGTCACGTCGCCGTCAGCCAGCGAGAGGATGGCAAGGCCGTTCCGCGGCTGGTCGGCCGCGCGTGCACGGCGCGCGCGGGCTGAGTCCAACGCAGCCTGCGCGGGATACTGCAGGAAGAGCACGTGGCGTGAATCGCCCGTCACCTGCGCGGCCTGCGGCGAGAACGCGGATCCGGCAACCGACTGCAGCGGCCGCCCCGTGGAGCCGCGGGGCACGCGGTACTCCGTGCTGCCGGACGTGGAACGCGCAATCAGTTCGCCATCGCCCACTGTCGGCGACAGCGTGTACACGGCCCAGCGCCCATCAGCGGAGAGCGTCGGCTGCAGGATCGTGCGCCAGAGATCGTAAGTGTCCTGCGTCAGCGGCTTGCGCGCCTGCGCCGAGAGCGCGATCGGCGCGACGAGCAGCAGCAACGCGAGGCGGCGGGCGAGGCGAGGGATTCGCACGGGCATCGGGACGTCGGGTTCAGGGTTATCTTCTGCGGAACGTCTCAGAAGGTACGCTCGTCCCCCCGCAGCCGTTGCCGACCCCTATGAGCCGACTCGCGACTTATTTCCTGCGCGGACTTGTCCTGACCGTCCCGCTCGCCGTCACCGTGGCGGTCTGCCTGGTCATCCTCCGCACGATCGACGGGTGGCTCGGCCTGCCCCTGCCGGGCGCCGGCTTGGTGCTCACGCTCGCTGCCATCACACTGGTTGGGTTCCTAGGC
Protein-coding sequences here:
- the speA gene encoding biosynthetic arginine decarboxylase, whose product is MTSTSRPDQAAAPAKAAPAPEESRAWSIEQAKALYNIEGWGDGFFDVNAKGRVVVRPDRSQPERTLDLFELAHDLEAQGVGLPVLLRFSEILKARIEMLHDRFARAIEEFQYEGRYTTVYPIKVNQQRHVVEEIVEFGTATGVGLECGSKPELQAVLALSDRTDHLIICNGYKDEEFMRLALMGQRLGHTVIIVIEQVSELEVLLPVAEELKITPTIGVRIKLSSEGSGRWAQSGGEKSKFGLTSAQLMQVIDRLKATGNESWLKLIHFHLGSQITDIRFIKRGLQEVSRFYVELRRLGLDIKWVDVGGGLGVDYDGTQSTSQASMNYSAQEYANDIVYTLAETCREESLPFPDIISESGRALTAHHALMLLSVIDVESANDPSPPTLTDDDHALLHEMSEDLKTVSRKNVSMRRIREIYHDAVFDKEKAQQLFASGVLSLRERALAEQYYLCTLNAVAKVVNGKRESFDDIIRDLDAALVDRYFANFSLFQSLPDNWAIDQLFPIMPIHRLHEEPTRRGTIQDVTCDSDGKIDRFIGGRDGQPSLPLHVFRDGEAYILGIFLTGAYQEILGDLHNLFGDTNAVHIRLRGDAYEVTHLVHGDTVTEVLNYVQFRASDLLATFRRKVQSARGLSRDEANLFIAEYVAGLEGYTYLEGEAAR
- a CDS encoding S9 family peptidase: MRIPRLARRLALLLLVAPIALSAQARKPLTQDTYDLWRTILQPTLSADGRWAVYTLSPTVGDGELIARSTSGSTEYRVPRGSTGRPLQSVAGSAFSPQAAQVTGDSRHVLFLQYPAQAALDSARARRARAADQPRNGLAILSLADGDVTRIERVRGFQVARDGGRFVAYQVEADSAAGGAGGGAAGAGGAARGAGRGAAAAGDSARPPARRKDSGSTLVIRDLASGAETRVEHVSNYELHDSERWLAYTVVSNDSTVKDGAYVRELSTGTVTALKEGTGNYRSLAFDEAGTQLAFITDADQWGQETVRFAAYHAALTGPRGRGGPQAASRIVAASDVPDGMQLAERARVAFVKDGGVLQLGISKVLPDSIPQDSLTDKALVDLWHWQDTRPQPMQRLQAGQDRNRQYTAVYHVASKRFRPLANEDMPNVTLSDDGRSAVATTNVPYALEAAYGEGGNDVYVINTTTGEARKVATRIRGGGQLSPGGRYVAWWENGQWQVHDIAGNRTRTVTAGIPDVKFERETHDTPSEPTPWGIGGWTGNDQHVLIYDRYDVWEIDPAGTRVARNLTDGVGRRENLTFRLIDLEPEERAYDASKPLTLRTFNNRTKEAGVYRDRVAAASQPERVMMAPKSWPVLRKARNAEQYLATRADHREYPDLWTGPSFTQLTKISNAMPEQSQYLWGNVELTYWLNSDGVPMEGLLYTPEGFDRTKQYPMLVYFYEQLSDNLHNYTRPAGRNIINPTVYTSLGYVVFMPNIHYTEGYPGPSSVKSIVPGVQSLIAKGFVDPKRIGIGGQSWGGYQTAYIITQTNLFAAAVPNATVINMTSAYGGIRWGSGVERAIVNYERGQSRIGGSLWEYPERYIENSPLFFLDRQTTPVLFMANDNDGAVPWYQGIEYWVAMRRLGKEAYMVNYIGDEHNPRKYANQKDIDRRMQEFFANKLLGAPAPDWMKSGIPFLERGRDQLNR
- a CDS encoding c-type cytochrome, yielding MRFLRIIGFALSGLLLLVAVAVAGLYVWTNKELKATVPDRTHAFTAPTGDSAVARGEHVTKALAKCADCHGQDYGGLVMVADPAIGTIAAPNLTSGRGSRVTGFTDADFERAIRHGTTKTGRRLLIMPSNEYALLSDDDVGVIIAYIKTLPPVDRDEVPIQPGPLARALYAAGQMPWFPADKVTHTTDVVPAVAVDSTVEYGRYLAMGGCSGCHGPNFSGGKIQGAPPDWPPSANLTPTGLSKYDYAAFSKALTDGVRPDGSAINPMMPVQATKLMTPVEMTAVWKYLQSLPPAEFGVR